The Medicago truncatula cultivar Jemalong A17 chromosome 7, MtrunA17r5.0-ANR, whole genome shotgun sequence genome includes the window aaatatctaagggtaatattggtaaaacaatatttaatgttgcattgaattttgaaagtaacagttaaatagaaacaaattttctccaaaaatgacagttaaaaaggaacggataAAGTATTTGCCATAAAGAAAGCTTTCCAAAAGTCACATGTCTACTCTTCCAACATATAGCTGCAGTttttttgtcatcaacaaagtaaaacataaattgaattttaaatgcTCCCACCATTTCAAAATGAAGCTTGTTCAAGATTTCTACgtgcatattaaaaaatacaatcatCTAAAGAAAGATATTCAAAtatgaagaaagagaataattattttatcaaattatctttAGTAACAGTTGACGTGTTAACCACTACTTCcttcaattttaattacaagacttttttatgaaaaaaaacagTCTTTAAATATAAGATCATATCTAAATTTCtaaatgtatttattattatattttttcaaatatatttctttattaaTACCGCTAATTCGTTATAAGGtcctataaaaaaaaggatggaaagttttattttctaaaacgaTATATAAATGAGGAGAGAAGAAGTAATAATCACAAACATTTGAGACAAGTTTGTTACtctaacaacatttttttttaaaactcaatattcaacaattttttttaatactataaggtcctataaaaaaaagggtAGTATATATAGAATTAAAGTATTATAAATGCAAATTATAAGTAATATTTTAGAGGGTAGTGTATATAGAATTAAAGTATTATAAATGCAAATTAATTATAAGTAATATTTTACAGGAAGTTTATATAGaattaatgtaatttttataaggggtatatataattaattagaaggtacaattaaaagaaaacctttaatattgtattaaaaatagaaaataacatttatttttaaacaaatatattCTTCTAAAGTGGCACTCATTTTATCTAGAGAGTATATCTTTTATAGGACCTTAACCCTTTCATCAAAATCTCAATGTGTTGTAAGACAAGTGACTCCTTTTTTATGCTTTCtataagaatatatatatatatatggaaacTACGTTATTCATCAAACAAGAGATGGTTAGAGCTATTCATGTTAAGTTGATgacaaataaattttgattgacatcaactcctttttttttttttgccaaaattgACATCAACTCGTTATAGATAATAATGTccatcattattttattttttttatgggtaaATAAGAATTTGTCAAATACATTTACTCATTTTCGTGAATATAGGCTATAGCTAATTACATCCCAATAAAAGGGTGCAGTGTATGATAAAATATCTAAGCAAAAATCTCACAAATTATTCCTGCATTAATAAAGTCAGAGAGAAGTATGAGCATATTAAGAAAGAGATGGATAGGAAAAAGAGAGGGAAACTAAGATATGTATGAGATAAATAACGACGTGACATGCAATagaaataaatttgtaaaatgtaaaagatatataaaaattgagaaaatcagTATTCTAGTAGCATCATCAGCATGTATTGAtgtttgaatataaaaaatgtttcGCTGACTAATCTACCAGCTTGGtttgcacattttaaatatggGCGTCTTTCGAATTCAGATCATGTAATTTAGAATGAGTCATACTTAGAAcactttttaacaaaataaaaaattattctagtcccttcaaaaaaattactaattacTCTAATCTTTTTTCTGAATAAATTAATCTCATTgcttttgtcttttaaaaactattttattattattatctgttggaagaaaaaaaaaatagtgaattaATGCGTACAATATCAACTATCGTACTTGGTCCACGGGAAAGATTTCTTGTCAACAAATATGTGCAAAAATCACACTATAAGAAGGGTTTTTGTCTTATATATAAGTTTACTTTCTATTATTTGATCCAGGAGTACACTCCAAATACTCAAATCTAACATCACCAAACCGATTCAAGTATGTTCTGATATTAATCAAATTGGTGAAGACAGGCTAGTGTATATATAGTGCAATATATATCTTACTTTTGATTATAGAATTGACCTATAAAAAGACATAATAATCCTGCAAAAGAATTTGTGAAATTCTTTCGAAACATTTTACTTTATCATGCAAAAGAACTGTGTTGTGTTGGGACTAGACGTCGTTAAAGATAATTAAACGTTGTATTTCATTAGTTAAGAGACACGGAGTTGATAAACATTGCATTTCTTTCGTAATCACAAATAAGATGATATGTTCATGAGTGAATTCGAACATACAATCCTCTGTTACTCTATACTTAGTGTAATTTCGCCGCTAGGCTCtataaaaacaaactaaaataaaactttgTATTTAACCGGGACAAAATATGCATTTCTACAAGTTTAAGAATTCACTCAAGAGAGAAGCAATTATAACCCACTCTTAGTTTCTtccataaataaatcataattttttaaatataaaatgggTATTGTTGCAATCAATTACAGAGACAGGTTTtcaaattgaattaaattaaaactatATATGCTGCAAAGCGCTCCTTACGAGTTGTTATCTCGTGACTGAAAACAATCTCGAGACTACTTATAACCCCGAAAGAGATTTGAATTCTCTAATTCTAATACTTTTGTTTTCCATTGGATAATACTTAATAtggaaatagaagaaaaaaaaggaggaaaaaaaaatcattgaactATATGAGCAAGCAAATAGAAAATAGAtaaatacattttaaaaatcaacttgCAAATGAGCAAGCAATGAAACAAGGCAAAGGAAAAAGGTTCCAGCAAAAGAGGTAAGACCAATAGTTccaaaaaccaaaccaatcaaCTGAATGAAGCTTCTCAATTCTTTGTCTCTTTTGGTTTTTGTATGATCATTTATAGAAAGTGGGACATAATTCCAACCATGTTGACATTTGCAACACCTTTCAAATCTTTCCTTCACCTTCACCATCTCTATCCTCTCCTTTAGAACATTCAAATTCGCATCTACTATATCAGTGGATCTCCCTATGATCATGATTAGATAGCTAAGTGAGATATATTGATCATGAatgcaaaagaaagaaaaaaagtaaccaaataatactatataatatataaagaaaatcaacaaaaagtaacacttgaaaaatatcatatattgtGAAATTGATTATTACCTTCATCTTGAtagttttgtaattttattacttGCATCCCTTGACGTGTGTTGAATCTCTTGAGATATGCTCCTCTTGGTTTCATAGGTAAGAAAGAAGACATAGAAGTAGCCATAATTTgcaccttcaattttttttctcacaatATTATGAGTCTATTATGCCTTTATTTATTGTTGAAGCTAAAAGGTGAGAGAGTATAATGAAAGGGTCTGCTTTTGAATACCTTGGATTTCggattctttaataaatatatatatgggtGTGAATTAGCTTTGTAGGTTTTCTTTAGTTGTCTTGTAAGGACATGAGAAAAGGTGATTTAGGGGTCAAGAAGCATGATACAATCCCATGCTTTGagggaaaataattattttgatcttataataaaaaataaatataattttatattctaagGAGGCTAGCTATTACTCTAAACAGGCATGGAGGAAGCCAGAGAGGAAAGTCCTGTTTATAATTAACAAAtatcaatttgttttgtagTTTTATATTGTATATATTAGTGGATTAGATCAAGTAGTAATAACCGGcttctttaatttattaattaattctgTTTTGGGGAAAAGTCTACTGATTAATCAATTAGTTAATTCATGGTATtggtaaatatatatattaatcaatatGTTTTGGTAGTAGTGATAATGTAGTTTGGTATTTTGGTTTGGTGGTATGTAGTATACAAAACTTTGGTTTAGCATGTCATGGTATACAGCCATAGAGTCTTATTTTTTGATGTATAGCCATAAAGTCTCATTTGGTATAATAATCTGCTGCCAACGTATTCAATTTAAATAGAATTTGTAACTTCTGcctgcattaaaaaaaataaaaattagattttagttcTCGAGATTTCTTTGAAAACTATCATACTTTTGGTAAACAACTATGATATATGGAAGTTCTAAATTTTTCCAAACTCTCtttacacttcatttttttctttatctctttTTATTGTATCACAGCATCAACATATCGCATCTATAACATCATTCTTTTATCTATATatttatctctatctctatctctatgaAGGTGTATACACTCGTTGGATGTCTAACACATATTTTCATTTAGCAAATTTGTGATGTAAAAACAATCATGCAAGTGAGTTGCGCATcacattttcacaaaaaattaTGGATTCTCtcaattatatgttgttcaacctCAGCACTTACATTCAATGTGAGACTTTAACTCACACTTAGCATGTCACATCATCTCTCCCTCAAGGATAAGACTCTCTACATCTGTGATCCAACATTATGATTCTCTCTCGCTCCCTCCCACCAAGTTGAACAAGAGCTCTGATACCACCCTTGAGCCATGACGAGGAGTCTCACTAGTTTGGATAATCACATTGTGTTAAGACCAACGATACAAGTGATTTATAGGTCATCCCACCGCTTATATGTTATTGTTTAACCTCAACTCTTTCATCTAATGAAATTTTAACTCACAATTGACATGTCACAACTATCATTAAAACTTATGCATAACTGtttataattttctattttattttccaattgaACTTTGACTATGTTCTACATTCACTATACTTTCATAAGTAACAGATAAATCCAGTTTTTTGAGACATTTGATAATATTGAGGAAAGTGAAAAGAATAATAATGCATCCTCGTGTTTTTCTtccaaaatgaataaaataacttCTACAATACATACTAATACTATGTAAACCtttcaaccaaaaaaagaaaaacatactaTAAAAACTGTATTTATTATGAACAGTATATATATACAGTTTGTTTGAGGGGCAAGGAATATACAATATGATTTGTACTATTCGGCATACTTTAATTAAGTTCAATTCATTTCACACGGTCCATAAAAAGACAAAACAAATACACTAGttatgttgaaaaaataatattatgtacACATTTAAAACAACCTTATGTCATTTAGAAGTGCATTTCCTAAAGCATGAGTTCTTCAGTAACGAGGGCAGGGTGAAAAATAGCACCTAGTCGTATTTAGTTTGCTAAATCCGTCATATGTTATGTTTACAATGAAGCATATCTAATCGGCAACTATTCACCTGTCTTCAAGTGTTGTTCAATATACTCCATGCTTTCTTTATTTGTTGAATGTTATTGtatataaattaagaaatttaatctattattttttttaacatttgaaAGGCGTAAACCTAAGTAAACATCATGGAACAATACGGAAAGTAGAGACcgtcaaaaatcaaaataattcatctaatcatttttataaaaaaaaaataaaaaaaagataggtCAACAAAACTTAATGTATGATAGCTACAAAAAGGATTGGAGGGTGTATCTGGTAAGAAAAAATGGGAGCAAAGCCTATAGAGGATAATCGAAAAATAACATCACTTCAAAGTCAGACACTTATCGACctctaaaaatgaaaaattgtctttctccttttaaaattgttcattCTCTTAATTCAAGTTCGTCATTTTTtagcgtaagttaactcacgctgacaCTTTAAGACTGATTGAACTGtcgaacgtgagttaactcacgctgaattAAGGAAATGAGAAAAAACGAAAGGAAGATGAacaattttcctaaaaaaagttAGCAGAAATCTAGTACTTACCACCAAGCTACATCCCGTAGTGATGCAATGACTAGTAAGCCCGTGGGTTTGTTTTAAAGATTTGAGATTAGCAAATAGCAAAGGGTTAAATATTTTAtgcaattgaagaaaaaaaaacatttctcacttatagtgaatttttatgctttatgtgtcacttcaatgttgttttaattttattttattttgatgaccaaaagaataaaaaaaatcgtcAATAATTCATTCTCTTAAGCCCATTAGTTTGGTCCATAacaacatcttcatcatttgCATTCACAATTACAAAATAGAccaaagaggaaaaaaaatagacaaaataataataattggacAACAAGACATGTGTGTGTTTCCTTCTCTGGTATGTGACCAAATAACCTTCTTGAAAATTGAAGTGATTAATTCATGGTTTAGATGATTCTTGCTTGATAAACGAGTCAACTAAGTCTTAGGTTGGTTACTTGTGAGACAAGTTAGTTAAGTCTGTTAATTTTCTTGAGAATTTTTAGCTAGTTAGTTGCTTGTTAGTACTTGTAGACAACACATGTTGATCATTGTAATTGTATCATTCCCTTATGATTGGATAAACCGGTTTCAAgatattattcatttttctcttttctgttaCATTCAACTTCAGCATtaccataatcatcaaattATTGCTATAATAGAGTCCGGTTCGTTTCAAGCTTCAAGATAAGCAATGTCAAATGGAAGCACAACATTGAATAAATTCCCAACAAACCAACCGATTTTCAAAGGAGAAATTTCCAATAGGTGGTGTGCACAAACGAACGCCATATATTCAGATTTTAAGATGTTGCATTGGAAAACAATGTTACTGGCGCACAAAGGGCAACACATCGTGAACACATCAAGAAAGATGCAAAAGTCTATTCTTGATTCACCAATGTGTGAATTCAAATATCTTTGATAGGATAATTGAAGATGAGACAACAAAGGGTGCATGAGATACACTCAAGAAAGGTGTATGGTGGAGACAAAATAATCTCAAGAAGATATGGCTTTAAGCTTTGAGAAGACAATATGAGATGATCCAGATGAATGAAGCTGAATCATTTGCATAATTCTTCTCAAGATTGGTGATGCTAACTAATTAGCCAAATGAAGGATATGGTGAATGTTGAGTTTATGAGAATTTGGAGAATTAGAGCCAAAAGAGCCATAATGGTTTGATTGAGAAAAGAAATCATAGAAAAACATTTTGATCAAAAGATAGAAAATGAGTACATACTTGTCCATATTTATAGGACTAATCAGACTAACCAATTGTGTAACTAACTTCAAACTCCACTAACTAACTTGTAACCAACTATTAACTAACCCTAATTAACACACTAAATCCTAATAATCTTAACAGTGAAACAGTTAGTGACttgatgaagattgaaaatATGTTGAGAACCTTAACTGCAAGTGTTGATCATATTAGGTGAAAAGAATTGCAAGCCTCACTAGAAGTACAAAAATTGAGATTGAAGCAAAGTAACTCGTATAAGGTTACATCACAATCTCATCAACCCAAGATTCACAAGAAACGAGTCAAAAGGtaacaaaggaaaaaagatGTGGAAAAAGAAGGAAATTTTTTGAAGGTTCTAACAAGAATTCAAATAAtcaagaaattaaaatcaatttctatttataaaaacaTTATCAAGTCTATCCTAATTATCCCATAATTGATGTCCAAACATCTTAGCATATAATAATTAACACAACTAACTTAAAAGAGTTcaatgaaaatgttaaaaacttTGGATGTTACATCCATTCTCTTAGAGTAAACTCATGAGTTTGGATCTATTATCACAAAATACTCTTGGCTACTCTCTTTTACTCATAACTTCAACGTGAACTCGTAAAGTATGTTCTTAAGCAAGCAAATGAGGTTACTTATAGGTTTAACAAAAAACCtataagtaacaaaaaaaaccttTAAGAATCAAACTTTTCACATTGCACGTTAACTTTGCGggataaattataaaaatacttGTTGTTCATTGCTCACggttttttctctcaaaatacTCAACTTTTTAGTGAGTTATTCAAAGTCATTGCACATggattaataaatttaatttatgcacaACCTGGTATTAGTGTGGTACAACCTGATATTAATCAATTTCGGCAAACATATTGATCGATTAATTCACATAAATTGacttttggataaaaaaaagattttggtaAGTAAAACTAGAGTCTAACCTGAAGCGCCATAAAGCCGATTGTAAGGATTGTTGTCTACAACTCCAACGACACTTAACTGCCGTTagaggttttttttctttcaatttttgtgtTCCTGTATATGCAGGTTCATAATACAACGAGAATTAACTACCTTTGCTAGCgagcagttaactaccgcttaaagtattttgatattttttaagtgTTAAAGAGCAATTTTTGAAGTTAGAATAGCAATTTCCCAAACTTTATTGCTGCTACAGCTAAGCCCATTGAGAGACTTATCAAGTACTTTAAAGAATTCTGCTCATTACCCAAACAATATCGCTCATTCCCAAAATAAATatccaaaatgcccctgcacaTGTTAACATGCGTTGCGTAACTTAAGTTGCGCTACGTGACTTATGTTGAACTAAATTGAGGCATATAAAAATATctgattttattaataattcatacaatacaataattcttacaataatttattcaaattcactACTTATTTTCTCCTTCTTTGGGGTAAAAAGTGAACAATCTTCATGGGGTAAAATAGTGAGCAGCCTTCATGGGGAAAATACATTATTAACCCTTgggctaaatttaaatttgatttttttataccCCAAGAAGAATCTTTTTACCCATGGTAAAAAGTTTATGCAgtaaaaaaaaagcaaatttaAACTTATCCCAAGGATCGATCACTTCCCCATGTCGGCttctcactattttaccccGACGAAGATTGATCAgtttgttgaggcaaaatccctaatttattttaaagataacaaaccttgatgattaaggaattaatagactttgattaatttgttggtatttaacttgtgctcttgagtggttaactaagacaggaacaagttTCAATTCATACCAAGATACAAAGAATCAAAGGACATAAAGACTTAAGAACTTAGTCAGAGTTCAGAAAGTTAAaaagagttcagaaggttggacagagttcagaaggttgttcatgaTGAACATCAAGAACCAAGCCCATAAATTCATGAACTAAATGAAGAACATGCAAGGTTCACGTGACTTAAATGAAAGCCCAGAAAAGTACATGACTAAGATCAATCAAGGAATAAAagcatttatttgattaaagtcaaaaagggcatcttcaatgttcatttaagactatgaacaattgaagtacaaaacattaggaatattccattaagaatatcatcctagatgttttcCATGCTGCACTTCATaaatgtttcactattaggatttgattacatcaattacaagtcttacaaatcatcctaagtgaaacaaaagaaacattctAAAGTCCCCTGAGTTCAGAAAGTTCAATCCTGCTCCATGCTTTTTCTGACGTGAACAGTACAGTGGTTGGAAAGCAAAAGGCAAAGTCAAAGGCAAGATCAGATCTGATCCAACAAGATCTCGACACATAAGGGAGTTGGTACTGTACAAAGCAAACCAAATCTCCTAAAGCATGGAAGTGAAGTGACAGCTCCACTTTATGAGATCCTGCACGCGCTCCAAGACATATTTCAAAGAAGATCTGTTCtatcaacattctgaagtcgTACAAAGCAAATCTTCAAAGTACAACCCAGAAATTCATGAGACATTCATCTGCAAAAGCCCAGATGCATATCTGACCGTTCATCCacatgaacccagatgaagatcatgaagaacacaacaacattctgaagtatttcAGTTTgtccagaatttcaagttaaagttgGTGGGTCccaggacacgtggcataagACCAGTGGTCACTCTCCAACGGCTACAAAGGCTCaagaactctataaatagagatcaagaccTCAGCATAACACACAcctttgcaaagcatacaagaaaacaacataagagtgtttgaagctttagcaaaaatattgatcatcacaaagattccaagaagtcttcaaaagtgcaaatcaatatctcccttatcttttcaaagataaatctcaacctccattcttctcttgtctgatcTATATCATtcaacttccatacaaattgtaaagaaaagtctcatctagctttaggggtactaaaatGTTATTTGAGCAGAAAGGtgtaaagtctaagtggttaacttagcaagaaaggTGTAAGCTTGCTGTGGCTAAGAGAATACAGttattgtaattgttcaggtgaacaaggttgtaaggtgcaggatttgagaagttatctcaagcatcatagtggaaaatctcacaaaattgtgaggagtggactaacccacattgggtgaaccactataaatttctgtgtgttcttcttctcttctctttactATTTACTTACAgtaaacacaacacacacaaacacatttaattatttaaattgtttttatactaacacttcagaacgttctgaagtctgtctgttaacttaaccattccaagttaTCAACTTGAGAATAACTTTTAAGTGACAGGATTaattttaaagggtcacaattcaaaccccccttccttgtgactattttatctacttcacaGTTTTGCCCTCAAAGagaatattgaaaaagaaagaaagaagagaaatagagggaGAAAGTGAGGAGGGGGAGAAAGTGATATGGTGTGAGAA containing:
- the LOC11438533 gene encoding uncharacterized protein, translating into MATSMSSFLPMKPRGAYLKRFNTRQGMQVIKLQNYQDEGRSTDIVDANLNVLKERIEMVKVKERFERCCKCQHGWNYVPLSINDHTKTKRDKELRSFIQLIGLVFGTIGLTSFAGTFFLCLVSLLAHLQVDF